Proteins from a single region of Oncorhynchus tshawytscha isolate Ot180627B linkage group LG03, Otsh_v2.0, whole genome shotgun sequence:
- the nacad gene encoding NAC-alpha domain-containing protein 1, which yields MTRHASTDSTPSDSGSSPSPSTPQKLLPSCTSPFGPRLVRATPSSSATPRPQPEGSDRRHSNTVRLSGTFGGHGPCGRRSGPVKMERIKVLMGSEVESDYKEPENMDTRVVMGQETLLKTKKTLTGKCPCGQSSQAIPLPGGPVLEVPKPPLEPQAEAGEKAQLDTGQERDNSPLTPKLEQEQERSPVLPIRPLLTPLIPASPPSSEPVTVDVSLMGSLSPLEAGLSPYDEMSFVCSMYAMPSLSEPAYPPAILSFTEPAYAVDPLRVGVPSSLDPDLYYTAPSTPIKMAARPLHLKHRSYPGSPASPLSPNSDSEDLCSPLTSPSGSYVTAEGGSWTSSTSPCTSPNLLLAEDVQEAPACFVSSLSEIGDEVGEDRGAVGERAEEKGGGAAEWRFCLYKGLAETVILEEEEVLRGEVRGRRSEEVTVSRGSCRPRWVTEDTSPLRSSSGRSTDSQEDGGESEGSLCPAEDALAGGQQYSSPLLQRGLELELQACVSEELYPPITNPDDDGADSPRLTSISFPFAPDMGNLSPHTSCVNPASSNLTMDTCSPDVSDGDNSSPYGEMGTFLLFPGSYSDDGEMEEEESMIPASLLNFPLHTSLLFQADSMEITLFPTEEGNEGGEGNDRNDVDAYAAGEEEGDVEDDDEDDEEEVEAKVEIEEAKVEIVIEEEVDEEEETSINEGLDESFCFQDDTDDSLDSASYNGEEDERLYSTERHAEPPTVPPTGPPTGSPTELHQAKPQPETRPEAYSTELSQSQSRLSLINPPGDKEPRPEDPPGPRPPQPALAPAQPAESAHPESSNSSSGSEMEISSESSDPPVPAPSQESPYEQGKPKQLQRKYRLVREKDKQSSGERGKDKQSGWERGKDKQSDGERGKDKQSGGERENNEQSTETSDEDHTEQTDRDSFKLLIKPRPSKSDTPRPKQKTSEPRKPLPRVFGVAAASVRSKPLLVSVLELDQKNANSSAEGVDSHQVLEGTTATNDLNKGVPLLSCPKEPNPSNIPVSSCPESSPDLADNLSLTPDICPCDPAQENLRENTLSTEDGGPGALGSPHTPLAVSPKRENSETDAGGRRGDGGLRADRRGLGAESGSWGAGEALSLSLGQGCGLEAQSLLLYEVEGHTIGQTIGQKIGQTLSGLPNVGTDEDEVGDIMGDEEDNNSLCGRPDKMADVELVGEGVPESNLSSWRSIEEISEAGGGEDGSSQFPEDDVSNLQSHPENKEEQENNNNVSVFLSSGMPTCMTLNALSEDVRQKSQSVCLRASLSNIPLTEVRSQAAAASDRPSTSTDSSTHQSDIRQPSLSMESPGRVSPPGGKPQTVSDQSPGSVEAAISRPNSNTDINPAVKQADPALSLLGGAFGSFSHKIRPSNSKSGRLSQETSRSLKKDTVENVQVSQETSLSVGKDTVEKVQISQEISPSVSKDTVEKVQVSQESSLSVGNDTVEKVQVSQESSISVGKDTVKKVQVSQYVFQSVGKDTVEKVQVFHETSPSMSKDIVENVQVFQETSLSVGKDTVEKVQVSKETSPSVGKDTVEKVKVFQESALSVGKDPVEKVQVSQETSPSVGKDTVEKVQVSQETSPSVSKDTVEKVQVSQESPLSVGKDTVDRVQVYQETSPSIGKDTVEKVQVSPKTSPPVGKDTVEKAQVSQETFPSVRKDTLEKVQVSKESSLSVGKDTVEKVQVSQETSPSMGKYTVENVQVSQETSASVRKDTVESVKKLCSQPQPEETEPQTVSQKEGGGGQKTDRHIDQPKTSGALEEQESSVCISGEREVEEIAEERFSPTESVPEPAQRQTPEGELSTEKAITPPQPGRRGKQSRDRPSQPRRQSPSGSGSADHPQEPALTAKTLEDTSPPGKQNNKNMRGQTSAADTRQRTPVKGKPEAESERRGENRNVSRSPTPPSPTNLCPISPALLLNQEVNMEVHQEMLDNRPLPGCQTESRKDINDNNVGSGHASPTEQNRSSSPPPLPSSSPPPLSPSPLSSSPPPSTFTVQPDEDLPTPIQESQPLLTTVQPVTPLLDTQPQSTNLQAASATLSTTPIALPKHPPIPTESVRMSPTPYSFSSPLTSALPSTPSLTQPTQESLPRMEAPTTVPVLDIRCQAQLQPNLLTKPNRQIKPVQSQSPQDRDGMDTDSDDDDTAVPLRRHMTQPRGIVGNPSHKESGSSNQREILLHSSRQPTERQIDCPISHKDSQELELSFKYNLGSCNESESEGSVPELEEPEGVPLRSSEPQPISPADEGINRPKQSRSEKKARKAMGKLGLRPVHGVTRITIRKSKSILFVISRPDVFKSPASDIYIVFGEAKIEDLSQQVHKAAAEKFKVPVEPSPLVPPAPPSLTIKEESEEEEVDEGGLEQRDIELVMAQANVSRSKAVHALRHNTNDIVNAIMELTM from the exons ATGACCAGACATGCCTCCACTGATTCCACCCCTAGTGACAGCGGCTCTAGTCCCTCCCCCAGCACCCCTCAGAAGCTGCTGCCATCATGCACCTCTCCGTTCGGGCCACGGCTGGTTCGGGCCACACCTAGCTCCTCCGCGACCCCGCGACCCCAGCCTGAAGGTTCAGACCGTCGCCACAGTAACACGGTCCGACTTAGCGGGACATTTGGAGGTCACGGACCCTGTGGACGCCGCAGCGGACCCGTGAAGATGGAGAGAATCaag GTTCTGATGGGCTCAGAGGTGGAAAGCGACTACAAGGAGCCAGAGAACATGGACACACGGGTGGTGATGGGCCAGGAGACCCTGCTCAAGACAAAGAAAACCCTGACAGGGAAGTGCCCATGTGGGCAGAGCAGCCAGGCGATACCCCTGCCTGGAGGCCCAGTCTTGGAGGTCCCTAAGCCTCCCTTAGAGCCCCAGGCCGAGGCTGGAGAAAAGGCCCAACTGGACACAGGGCAGGAGAGAGACAATTCACCTCTGACCCCAAAGTTGGAGCAAGAGCAGGAGAGAAGCCCTGTCCTGCCCATTAgacctctcctcacccccctcaTCCCTGCGTCCCCTCCCTCCTCAGAGCCAGTCACAGTTGATGTTAGCTTGATGGGCAGCTTAAGCCCTTTGGAGGCAGGGCTGTCTCCCTATGATGAAATGTCTTTTGTATGTTCCATGTATGCCATGCCCTCCCTGTCCGAGCCAGCCTATCCCCCTGCTATCCTATCCTTCACTGAGCCGGCCTATGCCGTGGACCCTCTGAGAGTGGGTGTTCCCTCGTCCCTGGATCCTGACCTGTACTACACcgccccctccacccccatcaaGATGGCTGCTCGCCCCTTACACCTCAAACACCGCTCTTACCCCGGCTCTccagcctctcccctctcaccaAACTCGGACAGTGAGGACCTGTGCTCCCCCCTTACTTCCCCCTCTGGCTCCTACGTCACGGCGGAGGGGGGCAGCTGGACCTCTTCCACCTCCCCCTGCACCTCCCCCAATCTTCTCTTGGCAGAGGATGTGCAGGAGGCACCTGCATGCTTTGTCAGCTCGCTGTCCGAAATCGGAGACGAAGTGGGGGAGGATAGGGGAGCAGtaggggagagggcagaggaaaagggaggaggagcagcagagtGGCGGTTCTGCCTCTATAAGGGTCTAGCAGAGACTGTGatcctggaggaggaggaggtactgagAGGGGAGGTAAGGGGGAGAAGGAGTGAGGAAGTGACAGTCTCAAGGGGTAGCTGTCGCCCTCGCTGGGTGACAGAGGACACTTCCCCATTGAGGAGCAGCAGCGGCAGAAGCACCGACTCCCAGGAAGATGGAGGGGAGTCGGAGGGCTCGCTCTGCCCAGCAGAGGATGCTCTGGCTGGGGGACAGCAGTACTCAAGTCCCCTGCTGCAAAGAGGCCTGGAGCTGGAGCTGCAGGCCTGTGTGTCTGAGGAGCTTTACCCTCCCATTACCAACCCAGATGATGATGGAGCAGACTCCCCACGGCTGACCTCCATCTCCTTCCCCTTTGCCCCAGACATGGGGAACCTAAGCCCTCACACCTCCTGCGTCAACCCTGCCTCCTCCAACCTTACCATGGACACCTGCTCTCCAGATGTGTCAGATGGGGATAACTCCAGCCCTTACGGAGAGATGGGTACCTTCCTGCTGTTCCCAGGCTCCTACAGtgatgatggagagatggaggaagaggagagtatgATCCCAGCCTCTCTGCTTAACTTCCCCCTCCACACCAGTCTCCTCTTTCAGGCAGACTCCATGGAGATCACTCTCTTCCCCACagaggaggggaatgagggaggagagggaaacgaCAGGAACGATGTGGATGCGTACGCGgccggagaggaggagggggacgtggaggatgatgatgaagatgatgaggaAGAAGTGGAGGCTAAGGTAGAGATAGAGGAGGCTAAAGTAGAAATAGTGATAGAGGAAGAGGTggatgaagaggagg AAACTTCCATCAACGAAGGGCTGGATGAGTCCTTCTGTTTCCAAGACGACACTGACGACTCACTAGACTCCGCCTCTTATAATGGCGAAGAGGATGAGCGACTGTACAGCACAGAGAGACATGCTGAACCACCCACAGTACCACCCACAGGACCACCCACAGGATCACCCACAGAACTACACCAAGCCAAACCTCAGCCTGAAACCAGACCAGAGGCCTACAGCACTGAACTGTCCCAGTCCCAGAGCAGACTTAGCCTAATCAATCCCCCAGGTGACAAAGAGCCCCGGCCTGAGGATCCTCCAGGACCTAGACCACCACAACCTGCACTTGCACCTGCCCAACCTGCGGAATCAGCCCACCCCGAGTCCTCCAACAGCAGTAGTGGGAGTGAAATGGAGATCTCCTCAGAGTCCTCTGACCCTCCTGTCCCCGCTCCTTCTCAGGAGAGCCCTTAT GAGCAGGGCAAGCCAAAGCAGTTGCAGAGGAAGTACAGGCTGGTACg agagaaggacaaacagagcagtggggagagagggaaggacaaaCAGAGCGgttgggagagaggaaaggacaaacagagtgatggggagagagggaaggacaaacagagcggtggggagagagagaataatgaacAGAGCACAGAGACTTCAGACGAGGACcacacagagcagacagacagggactcgTTCAAACTACTCATTAAGCCACGCCCCTCTAAGTCAGACACACCCCGGCCTAAACAGAAGACCTCTGAGCCCCGTAAGCCGCTCCCACGTGTGTTTGGGGTGGCAGCAGCTTCAGTCCGGTCCAAACCGCTTCTGGTGTCAGTGCTGGAACTGGACCAGAAGAACGCGAACAGCAGCGCTGAAGGTGTGGACTCCCATCAGGTCCTTGAAGGGACCACTGCCACCAACGACCTGAACAAGGGGGTCCCTCTGCTCTCATGCCCGAAAGAGCCTAACCCCAGCAAcatccctgtctcctcctgcCCTGAGAGCTCACCTGACCTGGCTGacaacctgtccctgacccctGACATCTGCCCATGTGACCCCGCCCAGGAGAACCTGAGGGAGAACACCCTGAGCACTGAGGACGGGGGCCCTGGGGCCCTGGGCTCCCCTCACACACCCCTGGCTGTCTCTCCCAAGAGGGAGAACTCAGAGACAGatgcaggagggaggaggggggatgggggCTTGAGGGCTGATAGGAGGGGGTTAGGAGCAGAGTCCGGGTCCTGGGGGGCAGGGgaggccctatctctctctctggggcaggGCTGTGGGTTGGAGGCACAGAGCCTATTACTGTATGAGGTGGAGGGACATACGATTGGACAGACAATTGGACAGAAGATTGGACAGACACTCTCCGGGCTGCCCAATGTCGGCACAGATGAGGATGAGGTGGGTGATATAATGGGGGACGAAGAAGACAACAACAGCCTGTGTGGTCGGCCAGACAAGATGGCAGATGTTGAGCTTGTGGGAGAGGGTGTGCCAGAGTCCAACCTGTCCAGCTGGAGGTCCATCGAGGAGATAtcagaggcagggggaggagaggacggaaGCTCCCAATTCCCAGAGGATGATGTCAGCAACCTGCAGAGTCACCCGGAAAACAAGGAGGAGcaggaaaacaacaacaatgtcTCAGTGTTCCTATCCTCTGGAATGCCAACCTGTATGACTCTGAATGCCCTGTCAGAGGACGTGAGACAAAAGAGCCAGAGTGTGTGTCTGAGGGCGTCTCTCTCAAACATACCACTCACAGAGGTGAGATCACAGGCTGCTGCAGCCTCCGATAGGCCATCAACATCAACTGACAGCTCAACACACCAATCAGACATAAGACAACCGTCCTTGTCCATGGAAAGCCCTGGGCGTGTCTCACCACCAGGAGGTAAACCACAGACTGTCTCAGACCAGAGCCCTGGTTCAGTAGAGGCAGCCATTTCCAGACCCAACAGTAACACAGATATTAACCCAGCAGTCAAACAGGCAGACCCAGCTCTGTCTCTGCTGGGTGGGGCATTTGGATCCTTCAGCCATAAAATCAGACCAAGCAACTCCAAGTCAGGCAGACTGTCCCAAGAAACTTCCCGATCACTGAAGAAAGACACCGTAGAGAATGTCCAAGTCTCCCAAGAAACTTCTCTCTCAGTGGGCAAAGACACAGTAGAGAAGGTCCAAATTTCCCAAGAAATTTCCCCATCAGTGAGCAAAGACACAGTAGAGAAGGTCCAAGTCTCCCAAGAATCTTCCTTATCAGTGGGTAATGACACAGTAGAGAAGGTCCAAGTTTCCCAAGAATCTTCCATATCAGTGGGCAAAGACACAGTAAAGAAGGTTCAAGTTTCCCAATATGTTTTCCAATCAGTGGGCAAAGACACAGTAGAGAAGGTCCAAGTTTTTCACGAAACGTCCCCATCAATGAGCAAAGACATAGTAGAGAATGTCCAAGTCTTCCAAGAAACTTCCCTATCAGTGGGCAAAGACACAGTAGAGAAGGTCCAAGTTTCCAAAGAAACTTCCCCATCAGTGGGCAAAGACACCGTAGAGAAGGTCAAAGTATTCCAAGAATCTGCCCTATCAGTGGGCAAAGACCCAGTAGAGAAAGTCCAAGTTTCCCAAGAAACTTCCCCATCAGTGGGCAAAGACACAGTAGAGAAGGTCCAAGTTTCCCAAGAGACTTCCCCGTCAGTGAGCAAAGACACAGTAGAGAAGGTCCAAGTCTCCCAAGAATCTCCCCTATCAGTGGGCAAAGACACAGTAGATAGAGTCCAAGTTTACCAAGAAACTTCCCCATCAATAGGCAAAGACACAGTAGAGAAGGTCCAAGTTTCCCCAAAAACATCCCCACCAGTGGGCAAAGACACGGTAGAGAAGGCCCAAGTTTCCCAAGAAACTTTCCCATCAGTGAGAAAAGACACATTAGAGAAGGTCCAAGTCTCCAAAGAATCTTCCCTGTCAGTTGGCAAAGACACAGTAGAGAAAGTCCAAGTTTCCCAAGAAACTTCCCCATCAATGGGCAAATACACAGTAGAGAATGTCCAAGTTTCGCAAGAAACTTCCGCATCAGTGAGA AAAGACACGGTAGAAAGTGTGAAAAAACTATGTTCCCAGCCTCAGCCAGAGGAGACAGAGCCACAGACGGTGAGCCAAAAAGAAGGTGGTGGCGGTCAGAAGACTGACAGGCACATTGACCAACCAAAGACGAGTGGGGCATTAGAAGAACAGGAGAGCAGTGTTTGTATCtcaggggaaagagaggtggaggagattgCAGAGGAGAGATTCTCTCCAACAGAGAGTGTTCCAGAACCTGCACAGCGTCAGACACCCGAGGGAGAGCTGAGCACAGAGAAAGCCATCACTCCTCCTCagccagggaggagagggaagcagagcagagacagaccCAGTCAGCCGCGCAGACAATCTCCGTCAGGCTCTGGGTCTGCTGATCACCCACAGGAACCAGCTCTCACTGCCAAGACCCTAGAAGACACCTCCCCACCAGGGAAACAAAATAATAAGAATATGAGGGGACAAACATCTGCTGCAGATACCAGACAGAGGACACCTGTGAAGGGCAAACCTGAGGCAGAGtccgagaggagaggggaaaacagaaacgTCTCCAGATCCCCGACTCCCCCTAGTCCTACCAACCTCTGCCctatctctcctgctctcctactCAACCAGGAAGTGAACATGGAAGTGCACCAGGAAATGCTTGACAACAGGCCGCTGCCTGGTTGCCAGACAGAAAGCAGGAAGGACATCAACGATAACAATGTGGGGAGTGGCCATGCCTCCCCTACAGAACAGAATAgatcttcttctcctccacctcttccctcctcttctcctccccctctctccccctctcctctctcctcctctcctccccccagtaCCTTCACAGTGCAGCCAGATGAGGACCTCCCCACCCCCATACAGGAGTCCCAGCCTCTCCTCACCACAGTCCAGCCTGTCACCCCACTCCTAGACACCCAGCCTCAATCAACCAATCTTCAGGCAGCCTCCGCAACCCTTTCTACTACCCCTATCGCCCTTCCTAAGCATCCCCCTATACCCACTGAAAGTGTCCGTATGTCCCCTACCCCCTACTCATTCTCATCTCCACTCACGTCAGCCCTGCCCTCGACCCCCAGCCTTACCCAGCCCACCCAGGAGTCTTTGCCACGGATGGAGGCTCCAACCACAGTGCCTGTCCTAGACATCCGCTGCCAGGCCCAGCTCCAACCAAACCTCCTCACCAAGCCCAACAGACAGATCAAGCCAGTTCAGTCACAAAGCCCACAGGACAGAG ATGGGATGGACAcagacagtgatgatgatgacacTGCTGTTCCTCTACGACGTCACATGACTCAGCCCAGGGGGATTGTGGGAAACCCTTCTCATAAAGAGTCTGGCTCCTCCAATCAGCGAGAGATACTGCTTCACTCCTCCCGCCAACCAActgagagacagatagactgtCCAATCAGCCACAAGGATTCACAGGAACTGGAACTGTCCTTCAAATACAACT tgGGCTCCTGCAATGAGTCGGAGAGTGAGGGATCAGTGCCAGAGTTGGAAGAACCAGAGGGCGTGCCACTGAGATCCTCAGAACCCCAG CCCATCTCTCCTGCTGATGAGGGGATTAACAGACCTAAGCAGAGCCGCAGTGAGAAGAAGGCCCGCAAG gccaTGGGTAAGCTGGGCTTGCGGCCGGTCCACGGTGTGACCAGGATCACTATAAGGAAGTCGAAGAGCATCTTGTTTGTCATCAGCAGACCTGACGTCTTCAAGAGCCCCGCGTCAGACATCTACATCGTGTTTGGAGAGGCCAAG ATAGAGGACCTGTCTCAACAGGTGCACAAGGCAGCGGCAGAGAAGTTTAAGGTCCCGGTGGAGCCCTCCCCACTGGTGCCCCCTGCACCACCCAGCCTCACCATcaaggaggagagcgaggaggaggag GTGGACGAGGGAGGTTTGGAGCAGAGGGATATAGAGCTGGTGATGGCCCAGGCTAACGTGTCCCGCTCTAAAGCTGTCCACGCCCTCAGACACAACACCAATGACATCGTTAACGCTATCATG GAGTTGACCATGTGA
- the LOC112228406 gene encoding Golgi-associated plant pathogenesis-related protein 1, whose protein sequence is MGKSASKQFSEEVLRSHNEYRRKHQTPPLKLSSKLSSDATRYAESLASTRILKHSVESSKGSCGENLAWASYDQPGKDVADRWYDEVKQYNFNRPGFSSGTGHFTAMVWKGSKKLGVGKASAPDGSSFVVARYFPAGNITNQGHFDNNVLPPKD, encoded by the exons ATGGGCAAATCCG ctTCTAAGCAGTTTTCAGAGGAGGTGTTGCGGAGTCACAATGAGTATCGTAGGAAGCACCAGACACCCCCTCTGAAGCTGAGCAGCAAGCTGAGTAGCGATGCCACTAG GTATGCTGAGTCTCTGGCCAGCACACGGATCCTGAAGCACAGTGTTGAGTCCAGTAAGGGGAGCTGTGGCGAGAACCTGGCCTGGGCCTCCTATGACCAGCCAG GGAAGGATGTCGCTGACCGCTGGTATGATGAGGTCAAACAATACAACTTCAACCGTCCCGGCTTCTCCTCTGGCACAG gtCATTTCACAGCAATGGTGTGGAAGGGCAGTAAGAAGCTGGGTGTGGGGAAGGCCAGTGCGCCAGATGGTTCGTCATTCGTGGTAGCCAGGTACTTTCCAGCAGGGAACATCACCAACCAGGGACACTTTGACAACAACGTCCTGCCGCCCAAGGACTAA